In Aureibaculum algae, the following are encoded in one genomic region:
- a CDS encoding thioredoxin family protein has translation MVQELSEDNLQEIVNSNETVVVQYSATWCGNCRIMKPKVKKLASELENITFVIADAEKFPESRKLATVDNLPTFATFKNGTFVNQTQTNKLDVLKELVDEVTSN, from the coding sequence ATGGTTCAAGAGTTAAGTGAAGATAACTTACAAGAAATAGTGAACAGCAATGAAACCGTTGTTGTACAGTATTCTGCCACATGGTGTGGTAATTGTAGAATTATGAAACCAAAGGTTAAGAAATTGGCCTCTGAATTAGAAAATATTACTTTTGTAATTGCTGATGCTGAAAAATTTCCGGAATCTAGAAAATTAGCAACGGTAGATAATCTACCAACATTTGCTACTTTTAAAAATGGCACTTTTGTTAATCAAACACAGACTAATAAGTTAGATGTGTTAAAAGAATTAGTAGATGAAGTTACCAGTAATTAA